A window of the Euwallacea similis isolate ESF13 chromosome 20, ESF131.1, whole genome shotgun sequence genome harbors these coding sequences:
- the fmt gene encoding serine/threonine-protein phosphatase 6 regulatory subunit 3 isoform X3, with protein MFWKYNTTSSTQIETLLAKEGVTLLEVMDCEDIINECRAQNKVLIDFLLKPEVIEELVMLTTMEPSIVLSDNIRFKYPNIASELLTCDVPAVNERLAGDERLLEKLYTFLESEAPLNPLLASYFSKIMGGLIAKKTEQNWLSYQLTCLQVLDFLKARDTFLPLLMKHLGTSAIMDLMLKLMTQVEGVEMRQNILNWLDSQRIIQQLVCLLNPRIEKERHDNVAQLLCDFLRTSRDSRRSFDERVDPDPLLNTLEAPETVKLLLDQLFEDERSESSIVGGITVLLSLLDVNQTSIFSLPGFRCAINIATTLYNSNINDEAADFEHKQKIVRDVVEAISLRIKDFHQLLLDPPKQSPVLTTMGVLQPPLGNTRLQVVRMLAALIPTQPSQLHTQLINLETFPVILDLFFKYPWNNFLHTQVENCLIAAIETDNNENFEGKEGDNVQVSSLCKHLIGGCNLIERIMKAWKDNDEQQSQKKAIRQGYMGHLISIFNRILPLSRQLKELKPETAAALEEFKITHLAAAIEQQDKLLGGLHPNDLLEDNDEFGDIPFPQSSALQQQMQNLTSQFIDGYSGFNDDAFNDGDETFNQTIDNPSDVNFDLSESEMLQRDAIFKQVCAQNINTLFDADDQVFEEREHTFQTVIEKKDQGNISSDSDDDSPNIGDENMEVDPWTSPKNDPWGVGTTSASSSTTETGWADFSSAAFGENSVFPEAFPAEAKDQLSGEEAQSPWETESKCELKTAQCKNEQICGKIESAEASGDHPHEKGRIEQGNGSSQAQPSKSLQGDSCKKSVEKPLDKPSSGPE; from the exons ATGTTTTGGAAATACAACACGACTTCTTCTACCCAAATTGAAACCCTTCTTGCTAAGGAG GGCGTAACTTTGCTGGAAGTAATGGATTGTGAGGACATAATCAATGAGTGCAGGGCAcagaataaagttttaatcgATTT CCTACTAAAACCGGAAGTTATAGAGGAGCTTGTGATGTTAACGACCATGGAACCATCAATAGTCCTTAGTGATAATATCAGGTTTAAATATCCAAATATTGCTAGTGAATTACTTACCTGTGATGTGCCAGCCGTTAATGAGCGTTTGGCAGGGGATGAACG ATTGTTAGAGAAACTGTACACATTTCTCGAGAGCGAAGCACCACTGAACCCACTATTGGCTTcctattttagtaaaattatgGGCGGCCTTATTGCCAAAAAGACTGAACAG AACTGGCTGTCCTATCAACTGACGTGCTTGCAGgtcttagattttttaaaggcTAGGGACACCTTTTTGCCTTTACTAATGAAGCATCTAGGCACATCGGCCATCATGGATCTCATGCTGAAACTGATGACTCAGGTCGAGGGAGTCGAAATGCGTCAAAACATCTTGAAC TGGTTAGACTCCCAACGGATAATCCAGCAGCTGGTCTGCTTGCTGAATCCGAGAATCGAAAAAGAAAGACACGACAACGTTGCTCAATTATTGTGTGATTTTCTCAGGACGTCCCGCGATTCTCGAAGGAGTTTCGACGAGCGGGTGGATCCTGATCCCCTTTTAAATACTCTGGAGGC CCCGGAGACCGTAAAACTACTGCTGGATCAGCTGTTTGAGGACGAGAGGAGCGAGAGCTCGATTGTAGGAGGTATTACCGTCCTTCTGTCCCTGCTAGATGTGAATCAGACCAG tattttcagCCTGCCCGGGTTTCGATGCGCAATCAATATAGCCACAACGCTTtataattcaaatataaatgaCGAGGCCGCTGATTTCGAGCACAAACAGAAGATTGTTCGTGACGTAGTTGAGGCCATATCTTTGAGGATAAAAGACTTTCATCAATTGCTGTTGGATCCCCCAAAG CAAAGCCCAGTGTTAACCACAATGGGTGTGCTGCAACCTCCACTAGGCAACACCCGTCTGCAGGTGGTACGAATGCTGGCAGCTTTAATTCCCACTCAGCCCAGTCAATTGCACACGCAGCTGATAAATTTAGAGACATTTCCAGTGATTTTGgatttgttttttaagtaTCCGTGGAACAATTTCTTGCACACGCAAGTAGAGAACTGCCTTATTGCCGCCATTGAAACGGACAACAACGAGAACTTTGAAGGAAAAGAAGGGGATAACGTGCAAGTTAGTTCATTGTGCAAACAT TTAATCGGCGGCTGTAATCTTATAGAAAGGATAATGAAGGCCTGGAAAGACAATGATGAGCAGCA ATCACAAAAGAAAGCCATCAGGCAGGGTTACATGGGGCACTTAATCAGCATATTCAACCGAATCCTGCCTTTGAGCAGGCAGCTCAAGGAGCTGAAACCTGAAACGGCCGCCGCTCTGGAAGAGTTCAAAATCACGCATTTAGCCGCCGCTATAGAGCAGCAAGACAAGCTTTTG GGCGGTCTTCACCCGAACGATCTCTTAGAGGACAACGACGAATTCGGAGACATTCCATTCCCGCAAAGCAGTGCTCTACAGCAGCAG ATGCAAAACCTGACGTCCCAGTTCATAGACGGCTACAGCGGGTTCAACGACGACGCGTTCAATGACGGCGACGAGACGTTCAATCA GACTATCGACAATCCCTCTGATGTGAATTTCGATCTTTCGGAGAGCGAAATGCTGCAAAGAGACGCAATTTTCAAGCAGGTCTGTGCTCAGAACATAAACACTCTTTTTGACGCGGACGATCAGGTGTTCGAGGAGCGAGAGCACACGTTTCAAACGGTGATCGAGAAAAAGGACCAAGGAAACATTAGCAGCGACAGTGATGACGATAGTCCGAATATTGGAGATGAAAACATGGAGGTGGATC CATGGACGTCTCCCAAAAATGACCCCTGGGGCGTCGGTACTACCTCAGCAAGTAGCTCGACGACCGAAACGGGCTGGGCCGACTTCAGTTCGGCGGCTTTTGGAGAAAATTCGGTTTTTCCAGAAGCGTTCCCTGCAGAAGCGAAAGACCAACTTTCGGGAGAGGAGGCACAGAGTCCGTGGGAGACTGAATCGAAGTGCGAATTGAAAACTGCGCAATGCAAAAACGAACAAATTTGTGGAAAAATCGAGAGTGCTGAAGCCTCCGGAGATCACCCCCACGAGAAGGGGAGAATTGAGCAAGGGAACGGGAGTAGTCAAGCTCAACCGTCCAA GTCGTTGCAAGGGGACAGCTGTAAGAAATCCGTCGAGAAGCCCCTAGACAAGCCATCCTCAGGCCCAGAGTAG
- the fmt gene encoding serine/threonine-protein phosphatase 6 regulatory subunit 3 isoform X1, with protein MFWKYNTTSSTQIETLLAKEGVTLLEVMDCEDIINECRAQNKVLIDFLLKPEVIEELVMLTTMEPSIVLSDNIRFKYPNIASELLTCDVPAVNERLAGDERLLEKLYTFLESEAPLNPLLASYFSKIMGGLIAKKTEQNWLSYQLTCLQVLDFLKARDTFLPLLMKHLGTSAIMDLMLKLMTQVEGVEMRQNILNWLDSQRIIQQLVCLLNPRIEKERHDNVAQLLCDFLRTSRDSRRSFDERVDPDPLLNTLEAPETVKLLLDQLFEDERSESSIVGGITVLLSLLDVNQTSIFSLPGFRCAINIATTLYNSNINDEAADFEHKQKIVRDVVEAISLRIKDFHQLLLDPPKQSPVLTTMGVLQPPLGNTRLQVVRMLAALIPTQPSQLHTQLINLETFPVILDLFFKYPWNNFLHTQVENCLIAAIETDNNENFEGKEGDNVQVSSLCKHLIGGCNLIERIMKAWKDNDEQQSQKKAIRQGYMGHLISIFNRILPLSRQLKELKPETAAALEEFKITHLAAAIEQQDKLLGGLHPNDLLEDNDEFGDIPFPQSSALQQQSFSQYQMQNLTSQFIDGYSGFNDDAFNDGDETFNQTIDNPSDVNFDLSESEMLQRDAIFKQVCAQNINTLFDADDQVFEEREHTFQTVIEKKDQGNISSDSDDDSPNIGDENMEVDPWTSPKNDPWGVGTTSASSSTTETGWADFSSAAFGENSVFPEAFPAEAKDQLSGEEAQSPWETESKCELKTAQCKNEQICGKIESAEASGDHPHEKGRIEQGNGSSQAQPSKSLQGDSCKKSVEKPLDKPSSGPE; from the exons ATGTTTTGGAAATACAACACGACTTCTTCTACCCAAATTGAAACCCTTCTTGCTAAGGAG GGCGTAACTTTGCTGGAAGTAATGGATTGTGAGGACATAATCAATGAGTGCAGGGCAcagaataaagttttaatcgATTT CCTACTAAAACCGGAAGTTATAGAGGAGCTTGTGATGTTAACGACCATGGAACCATCAATAGTCCTTAGTGATAATATCAGGTTTAAATATCCAAATATTGCTAGTGAATTACTTACCTGTGATGTGCCAGCCGTTAATGAGCGTTTGGCAGGGGATGAACG ATTGTTAGAGAAACTGTACACATTTCTCGAGAGCGAAGCACCACTGAACCCACTATTGGCTTcctattttagtaaaattatgGGCGGCCTTATTGCCAAAAAGACTGAACAG AACTGGCTGTCCTATCAACTGACGTGCTTGCAGgtcttagattttttaaaggcTAGGGACACCTTTTTGCCTTTACTAATGAAGCATCTAGGCACATCGGCCATCATGGATCTCATGCTGAAACTGATGACTCAGGTCGAGGGAGTCGAAATGCGTCAAAACATCTTGAAC TGGTTAGACTCCCAACGGATAATCCAGCAGCTGGTCTGCTTGCTGAATCCGAGAATCGAAAAAGAAAGACACGACAACGTTGCTCAATTATTGTGTGATTTTCTCAGGACGTCCCGCGATTCTCGAAGGAGTTTCGACGAGCGGGTGGATCCTGATCCCCTTTTAAATACTCTGGAGGC CCCGGAGACCGTAAAACTACTGCTGGATCAGCTGTTTGAGGACGAGAGGAGCGAGAGCTCGATTGTAGGAGGTATTACCGTCCTTCTGTCCCTGCTAGATGTGAATCAGACCAG tattttcagCCTGCCCGGGTTTCGATGCGCAATCAATATAGCCACAACGCTTtataattcaaatataaatgaCGAGGCCGCTGATTTCGAGCACAAACAGAAGATTGTTCGTGACGTAGTTGAGGCCATATCTTTGAGGATAAAAGACTTTCATCAATTGCTGTTGGATCCCCCAAAG CAAAGCCCAGTGTTAACCACAATGGGTGTGCTGCAACCTCCACTAGGCAACACCCGTCTGCAGGTGGTACGAATGCTGGCAGCTTTAATTCCCACTCAGCCCAGTCAATTGCACACGCAGCTGATAAATTTAGAGACATTTCCAGTGATTTTGgatttgttttttaagtaTCCGTGGAACAATTTCTTGCACACGCAAGTAGAGAACTGCCTTATTGCCGCCATTGAAACGGACAACAACGAGAACTTTGAAGGAAAAGAAGGGGATAACGTGCAAGTTAGTTCATTGTGCAAACAT TTAATCGGCGGCTGTAATCTTATAGAAAGGATAATGAAGGCCTGGAAAGACAATGATGAGCAGCA ATCACAAAAGAAAGCCATCAGGCAGGGTTACATGGGGCACTTAATCAGCATATTCAACCGAATCCTGCCTTTGAGCAGGCAGCTCAAGGAGCTGAAACCTGAAACGGCCGCCGCTCTGGAAGAGTTCAAAATCACGCATTTAGCCGCCGCTATAGAGCAGCAAGACAAGCTTTTG GGCGGTCTTCACCCGAACGATCTCTTAGAGGACAACGACGAATTCGGAGACATTCCATTCCCGCAAAGCAGTGCTCTACAGCAGCAG agtTTTTCTCAATATCAGATGCAAAACCTGACGTCCCAGTTCATAGACGGCTACAGCGGGTTCAACGACGACGCGTTCAATGACGGCGACGAGACGTTCAATCA GACTATCGACAATCCCTCTGATGTGAATTTCGATCTTTCGGAGAGCGAAATGCTGCAAAGAGACGCAATTTTCAAGCAGGTCTGTGCTCAGAACATAAACACTCTTTTTGACGCGGACGATCAGGTGTTCGAGGAGCGAGAGCACACGTTTCAAACGGTGATCGAGAAAAAGGACCAAGGAAACATTAGCAGCGACAGTGATGACGATAGTCCGAATATTGGAGATGAAAACATGGAGGTGGATC CATGGACGTCTCCCAAAAATGACCCCTGGGGCGTCGGTACTACCTCAGCAAGTAGCTCGACGACCGAAACGGGCTGGGCCGACTTCAGTTCGGCGGCTTTTGGAGAAAATTCGGTTTTTCCAGAAGCGTTCCCTGCAGAAGCGAAAGACCAACTTTCGGGAGAGGAGGCACAGAGTCCGTGGGAGACTGAATCGAAGTGCGAATTGAAAACTGCGCAATGCAAAAACGAACAAATTTGTGGAAAAATCGAGAGTGCTGAAGCCTCCGGAGATCACCCCCACGAGAAGGGGAGAATTGAGCAAGGGAACGGGAGTAGTCAAGCTCAACCGTCCAA GTCGTTGCAAGGGGACAGCTGTAAGAAATCCGTCGAGAAGCCCCTAGACAAGCCATCCTCAGGCCCAGAGTAG
- the fmt gene encoding serine/threonine-protein phosphatase 6 regulatory subunit 3 isoform X2 yields MFWKYNTTSSTQIETLLAKEGVTLLEVMDCEDIINECRAQNKVLIDFLLKPEVIEELVMLTTMEPSIVLSDNIRFKYPNIASELLTCDVPAVNERLAGDERLLEKLYTFLESEAPLNPLLASYFSKIMGGLIAKKTEQNWLSYQLTCLQVLDFLKARDTFLPLLMKHLGTSAIMDLMLKLMTQVEGVEMRQNILNWLDSQRIIQQLVCLLNPRIEKERHDNVAQLLCDFLRTSRDSRRSFDERVDPDPLLNTLEAPETVKLLLDQLFEDERSESSIVGGITVLLSLLDVNQTSLPGFRCAINIATTLYNSNINDEAADFEHKQKIVRDVVEAISLRIKDFHQLLLDPPKQSPVLTTMGVLQPPLGNTRLQVVRMLAALIPTQPSQLHTQLINLETFPVILDLFFKYPWNNFLHTQVENCLIAAIETDNNENFEGKEGDNVQVSSLCKHLIGGCNLIERIMKAWKDNDEQQSQKKAIRQGYMGHLISIFNRILPLSRQLKELKPETAAALEEFKITHLAAAIEQQDKLLGGLHPNDLLEDNDEFGDIPFPQSSALQQQSFSQYQMQNLTSQFIDGYSGFNDDAFNDGDETFNQTIDNPSDVNFDLSESEMLQRDAIFKQVCAQNINTLFDADDQVFEEREHTFQTVIEKKDQGNISSDSDDDSPNIGDENMEVDPWTSPKNDPWGVGTTSASSSTTETGWADFSSAAFGENSVFPEAFPAEAKDQLSGEEAQSPWETESKCELKTAQCKNEQICGKIESAEASGDHPHEKGRIEQGNGSSQAQPSKSLQGDSCKKSVEKPLDKPSSGPE; encoded by the exons ATGTTTTGGAAATACAACACGACTTCTTCTACCCAAATTGAAACCCTTCTTGCTAAGGAG GGCGTAACTTTGCTGGAAGTAATGGATTGTGAGGACATAATCAATGAGTGCAGGGCAcagaataaagttttaatcgATTT CCTACTAAAACCGGAAGTTATAGAGGAGCTTGTGATGTTAACGACCATGGAACCATCAATAGTCCTTAGTGATAATATCAGGTTTAAATATCCAAATATTGCTAGTGAATTACTTACCTGTGATGTGCCAGCCGTTAATGAGCGTTTGGCAGGGGATGAACG ATTGTTAGAGAAACTGTACACATTTCTCGAGAGCGAAGCACCACTGAACCCACTATTGGCTTcctattttagtaaaattatgGGCGGCCTTATTGCCAAAAAGACTGAACAG AACTGGCTGTCCTATCAACTGACGTGCTTGCAGgtcttagattttttaaaggcTAGGGACACCTTTTTGCCTTTACTAATGAAGCATCTAGGCACATCGGCCATCATGGATCTCATGCTGAAACTGATGACTCAGGTCGAGGGAGTCGAAATGCGTCAAAACATCTTGAAC TGGTTAGACTCCCAACGGATAATCCAGCAGCTGGTCTGCTTGCTGAATCCGAGAATCGAAAAAGAAAGACACGACAACGTTGCTCAATTATTGTGTGATTTTCTCAGGACGTCCCGCGATTCTCGAAGGAGTTTCGACGAGCGGGTGGATCCTGATCCCCTTTTAAATACTCTGGAGGC CCCGGAGACCGTAAAACTACTGCTGGATCAGCTGTTTGAGGACGAGAGGAGCGAGAGCTCGATTGTAGGAGGTATTACCGTCCTTCTGTCCCTGCTAGATGTGAATCAGACCAG CCTGCCCGGGTTTCGATGCGCAATCAATATAGCCACAACGCTTtataattcaaatataaatgaCGAGGCCGCTGATTTCGAGCACAAACAGAAGATTGTTCGTGACGTAGTTGAGGCCATATCTTTGAGGATAAAAGACTTTCATCAATTGCTGTTGGATCCCCCAAAG CAAAGCCCAGTGTTAACCACAATGGGTGTGCTGCAACCTCCACTAGGCAACACCCGTCTGCAGGTGGTACGAATGCTGGCAGCTTTAATTCCCACTCAGCCCAGTCAATTGCACACGCAGCTGATAAATTTAGAGACATTTCCAGTGATTTTGgatttgttttttaagtaTCCGTGGAACAATTTCTTGCACACGCAAGTAGAGAACTGCCTTATTGCCGCCATTGAAACGGACAACAACGAGAACTTTGAAGGAAAAGAAGGGGATAACGTGCAAGTTAGTTCATTGTGCAAACAT TTAATCGGCGGCTGTAATCTTATAGAAAGGATAATGAAGGCCTGGAAAGACAATGATGAGCAGCA ATCACAAAAGAAAGCCATCAGGCAGGGTTACATGGGGCACTTAATCAGCATATTCAACCGAATCCTGCCTTTGAGCAGGCAGCTCAAGGAGCTGAAACCTGAAACGGCCGCCGCTCTGGAAGAGTTCAAAATCACGCATTTAGCCGCCGCTATAGAGCAGCAAGACAAGCTTTTG GGCGGTCTTCACCCGAACGATCTCTTAGAGGACAACGACGAATTCGGAGACATTCCATTCCCGCAAAGCAGTGCTCTACAGCAGCAG agtTTTTCTCAATATCAGATGCAAAACCTGACGTCCCAGTTCATAGACGGCTACAGCGGGTTCAACGACGACGCGTTCAATGACGGCGACGAGACGTTCAATCA GACTATCGACAATCCCTCTGATGTGAATTTCGATCTTTCGGAGAGCGAAATGCTGCAAAGAGACGCAATTTTCAAGCAGGTCTGTGCTCAGAACATAAACACTCTTTTTGACGCGGACGATCAGGTGTTCGAGGAGCGAGAGCACACGTTTCAAACGGTGATCGAGAAAAAGGACCAAGGAAACATTAGCAGCGACAGTGATGACGATAGTCCGAATATTGGAGATGAAAACATGGAGGTGGATC CATGGACGTCTCCCAAAAATGACCCCTGGGGCGTCGGTACTACCTCAGCAAGTAGCTCGACGACCGAAACGGGCTGGGCCGACTTCAGTTCGGCGGCTTTTGGAGAAAATTCGGTTTTTCCAGAAGCGTTCCCTGCAGAAGCGAAAGACCAACTTTCGGGAGAGGAGGCACAGAGTCCGTGGGAGACTGAATCGAAGTGCGAATTGAAAACTGCGCAATGCAAAAACGAACAAATTTGTGGAAAAATCGAGAGTGCTGAAGCCTCCGGAGATCACCCCCACGAGAAGGGGAGAATTGAGCAAGGGAACGGGAGTAGTCAAGCTCAACCGTCCAA GTCGTTGCAAGGGGACAGCTGTAAGAAATCCGTCGAGAAGCCCCTAGACAAGCCATCCTCAGGCCCAGAGTAG
- the fmt gene encoding serine/threonine-protein phosphatase 6 regulatory subunit 3 isoform X4 codes for MFWKYNTTSSTQIETLLAKEGVTLLEVMDCEDIINECRAQNKVLIDFLLKPEVIEELVMLTTMEPSIVLSDNIRFKYPNIASELLTCDVPAVNERLAGDERLLEKLYTFLESEAPLNPLLASYFSKIMGGLIAKKTEQVLDFLKARDTFLPLLMKHLGTSAIMDLMLKLMTQVEGVEMRQNILNWLDSQRIIQQLVCLLNPRIEKERHDNVAQLLCDFLRTSRDSRRSFDERVDPDPLLNTLEAPETVKLLLDQLFEDERSESSIVGGITVLLSLLDVNQTSIFSLPGFRCAINIATTLYNSNINDEAADFEHKQKIVRDVVEAISLRIKDFHQLLLDPPKQSPVLTTMGVLQPPLGNTRLQVVRMLAALIPTQPSQLHTQLINLETFPVILDLFFKYPWNNFLHTQVENCLIAAIETDNNENFEGKEGDNVQVSSLCKHLIGGCNLIERIMKAWKDNDEQQSQKKAIRQGYMGHLISIFNRILPLSRQLKELKPETAAALEEFKITHLAAAIEQQDKLLGGLHPNDLLEDNDEFGDIPFPQSSALQQQSFSQYQMQNLTSQFIDGYSGFNDDAFNDGDETFNQTIDNPSDVNFDLSESEMLQRDAIFKQVCAQNINTLFDADDQVFEEREHTFQTVIEKKDQGNISSDSDDDSPNIGDENMEVDPWTSPKNDPWGVGTTSASSSTTETGWADFSSAAFGENSVFPEAFPAEAKDQLSGEEAQSPWETESKCELKTAQCKNEQICGKIESAEASGDHPHEKGRIEQGNGSSQAQPSKSLQGDSCKKSVEKPLDKPSSGPE; via the exons ATGTTTTGGAAATACAACACGACTTCTTCTACCCAAATTGAAACCCTTCTTGCTAAGGAG GGCGTAACTTTGCTGGAAGTAATGGATTGTGAGGACATAATCAATGAGTGCAGGGCAcagaataaagttttaatcgATTT CCTACTAAAACCGGAAGTTATAGAGGAGCTTGTGATGTTAACGACCATGGAACCATCAATAGTCCTTAGTGATAATATCAGGTTTAAATATCCAAATATTGCTAGTGAATTACTTACCTGTGATGTGCCAGCCGTTAATGAGCGTTTGGCAGGGGATGAACG ATTGTTAGAGAAACTGTACACATTTCTCGAGAGCGAAGCACCACTGAACCCACTATTGGCTTcctattttagtaaaattatgGGCGGCCTTATTGCCAAAAAGACTGAACAG gtcttagattttttaaaggcTAGGGACACCTTTTTGCCTTTACTAATGAAGCATCTAGGCACATCGGCCATCATGGATCTCATGCTGAAACTGATGACTCAGGTCGAGGGAGTCGAAATGCGTCAAAACATCTTGAAC TGGTTAGACTCCCAACGGATAATCCAGCAGCTGGTCTGCTTGCTGAATCCGAGAATCGAAAAAGAAAGACACGACAACGTTGCTCAATTATTGTGTGATTTTCTCAGGACGTCCCGCGATTCTCGAAGGAGTTTCGACGAGCGGGTGGATCCTGATCCCCTTTTAAATACTCTGGAGGC CCCGGAGACCGTAAAACTACTGCTGGATCAGCTGTTTGAGGACGAGAGGAGCGAGAGCTCGATTGTAGGAGGTATTACCGTCCTTCTGTCCCTGCTAGATGTGAATCAGACCAG tattttcagCCTGCCCGGGTTTCGATGCGCAATCAATATAGCCACAACGCTTtataattcaaatataaatgaCGAGGCCGCTGATTTCGAGCACAAACAGAAGATTGTTCGTGACGTAGTTGAGGCCATATCTTTGAGGATAAAAGACTTTCATCAATTGCTGTTGGATCCCCCAAAG CAAAGCCCAGTGTTAACCACAATGGGTGTGCTGCAACCTCCACTAGGCAACACCCGTCTGCAGGTGGTACGAATGCTGGCAGCTTTAATTCCCACTCAGCCCAGTCAATTGCACACGCAGCTGATAAATTTAGAGACATTTCCAGTGATTTTGgatttgttttttaagtaTCCGTGGAACAATTTCTTGCACACGCAAGTAGAGAACTGCCTTATTGCCGCCATTGAAACGGACAACAACGAGAACTTTGAAGGAAAAGAAGGGGATAACGTGCAAGTTAGTTCATTGTGCAAACAT TTAATCGGCGGCTGTAATCTTATAGAAAGGATAATGAAGGCCTGGAAAGACAATGATGAGCAGCA ATCACAAAAGAAAGCCATCAGGCAGGGTTACATGGGGCACTTAATCAGCATATTCAACCGAATCCTGCCTTTGAGCAGGCAGCTCAAGGAGCTGAAACCTGAAACGGCCGCCGCTCTGGAAGAGTTCAAAATCACGCATTTAGCCGCCGCTATAGAGCAGCAAGACAAGCTTTTG GGCGGTCTTCACCCGAACGATCTCTTAGAGGACAACGACGAATTCGGAGACATTCCATTCCCGCAAAGCAGTGCTCTACAGCAGCAG agtTTTTCTCAATATCAGATGCAAAACCTGACGTCCCAGTTCATAGACGGCTACAGCGGGTTCAACGACGACGCGTTCAATGACGGCGACGAGACGTTCAATCA GACTATCGACAATCCCTCTGATGTGAATTTCGATCTTTCGGAGAGCGAAATGCTGCAAAGAGACGCAATTTTCAAGCAGGTCTGTGCTCAGAACATAAACACTCTTTTTGACGCGGACGATCAGGTGTTCGAGGAGCGAGAGCACACGTTTCAAACGGTGATCGAGAAAAAGGACCAAGGAAACATTAGCAGCGACAGTGATGACGATAGTCCGAATATTGGAGATGAAAACATGGAGGTGGATC CATGGACGTCTCCCAAAAATGACCCCTGGGGCGTCGGTACTACCTCAGCAAGTAGCTCGACGACCGAAACGGGCTGGGCCGACTTCAGTTCGGCGGCTTTTGGAGAAAATTCGGTTTTTCCAGAAGCGTTCCCTGCAGAAGCGAAAGACCAACTTTCGGGAGAGGAGGCACAGAGTCCGTGGGAGACTGAATCGAAGTGCGAATTGAAAACTGCGCAATGCAAAAACGAACAAATTTGTGGAAAAATCGAGAGTGCTGAAGCCTCCGGAGATCACCCCCACGAGAAGGGGAGAATTGAGCAAGGGAACGGGAGTAGTCAAGCTCAACCGTCCAA GTCGTTGCAAGGGGACAGCTGTAAGAAATCCGTCGAGAAGCCCCTAGACAAGCCATCCTCAGGCCCAGAGTAG
- the LOC136415732 gene encoding uncharacterized protein CG1161: MKHLLLICICILFSLTQTQAQFNDKRCKCICPSLSSVTNKTEKTHTERLMHTTNNLPNKCNCEEVMIPQVADKLSTNEVKEFCPRCECKYENRNTTIIRYVVIIVIWVISILVVYMMFLIILDPLLNKRVKGNYQEHTNEDEDAQQGPMSHNMSMRGNVLNRVSNQQDKWKRQVKEQRRNIYDRHTMLN, translated from the exons atgaaacatttattgTTGATATGCATTTGCATATTGTTCTCATTAACACAAACACAA GCCCAATTTAACGACAAAAGGTGTAAATGCATTTGCCCGAGTTTATCCTCAGTCACCAATAAAACAGAGAAGACTCACACAGAAAGGCTCATGCATACGACCAATAACCTCCCAAATAAATG TAACTGTGAAGAGGTAATGATCCCACAAGTAGCAGACAAGTTAAGTACCAATGAAGTAAAAGAATTTTGTCCGAGATGCGAGTGCAAATATGAAAATCGCAACACCACAATCATCCGTTACGTAGTGATTATTGTTATCTGGGTTATATCCATTTTGGTTGTTTATATGATGTTTTTGATCATCTTGGATCCACTGCTCAATAAAAGGGTCAAAGGAAATTATCAGGAGCACACAAACGAAGAT GAAGATGCTCAGCAGGGGCCCATGTCACACAATATGAGTATGAGAGGAAATGTGTTGAATCGAGTAAGCAATCAACAGGATAAGTGGAAAAGGCAAGTGAAAGAGCAGAGGAGAAACATATATGACAGACACACCATGTTGAATTAG
- the LOC136415482 gene encoding histone H2A-like — MSARGKGGKSKAKAKSRSSRAGLQFPVSRIHRLLKKGNYAERVGTGAPVYLAAVLEYLSAEILELAGNAARDNKKSRIIPRHLQLAIRNDEELNKLLSGVTIAQGGVLPNIHGVLLPKKTGTSSGSNTKSQSQDY, encoded by the exons aTGTCAGCACGTGGCAAAGGAGGGAAATCCAAAGCTAAAGCAAAGAGTCGTTCTTCCCGAGCAGGGCTACAATTCCCTGTTAGTAGGATCCACAGGTTATTAAAGAAGG GAAACTACGCTGAACGCGTTGGAACTGGAGCTCCAGTCTATCTGGCTGCTGTTCTTGAGTATCTTTCTGCTGAAATTCTAGAGCTTGCAGGAAATGCTGCCAGGGATAACAAGAAGTCTAGGATTATTCCCag GCATCTCCAATTGGCTATACGCAATGATGAAGAACTCAACAAATTGCTCTCAGGGGTTACTATTGCACAAGGTGGTGTTCTTCCAAATATCCACGGAGTTCTTTTGCCGAAAAAGACTGGAACTTCCTCTGGTTCAAACACCAAATCCCAGTCTCAAGActactaa